The following proteins are co-located in the Micromonospora coriariae genome:
- a CDS encoding DUF1801 domain-containing protein: MSIDDYLAGLAGPLREIGEKLTPVIADALPGATGAMWHGHPVWSLGGRPGQRPVCLVKGYGSYVTFGLWRGQEIVDRSGRLVPAARAMAVVKLHGVADIDPALFTDWLRAAAALEEA, from the coding sequence ATGAGCATCGACGACTACCTGGCCGGTCTGGCCGGCCCGCTCCGCGAGATCGGGGAGAAGCTGACGCCCGTCATCGCGGACGCCCTGCCCGGGGCGACCGGCGCGATGTGGCACGGCCACCCGGTGTGGAGTCTGGGCGGCCGGCCCGGCCAGCGCCCGGTCTGCCTGGTCAAGGGGTACGGGTCCTACGTCACCTTCGGGCTCTGGCGGGGGCAGGAGATCGTCGACCGGTCCGGGCGACTGGTGCCCGCCGCACGGGCCATGGCGGTGGTGAAGCTGCACGGCGTCGCGGACATCGACCCGGCCCTGTTCACCGACTGGCTGCGCGCGGCGGCCGCGCTGGAGGAGGCGTGA
- a CDS encoding VOC family protein, giving the protein MSAVRVTGFDHLVLTVTDVERALDFYCGRLGLAPVRVDEWRAGTVPFPSVRISSESIIDLVRGDPQGTNVDHFCLVVAPLDWAQVIASGVFTVLTGPVDRFGARGSATSIYVRDPDGNSVELRWYPQDGRADG; this is encoded by the coding sequence GTGAGCGCGGTGCGGGTGACGGGATTCGACCATCTGGTGTTGACCGTCACGGACGTGGAGCGGGCCCTGGACTTCTACTGCGGCCGGCTCGGGCTCGCGCCGGTACGGGTCGACGAGTGGCGGGCCGGAACCGTCCCGTTCCCGTCGGTGCGGATCAGTTCCGAGAGCATCATCGACCTCGTCCGGGGCGACCCGCAGGGCACGAACGTCGACCACTTCTGCCTGGTGGTGGCGCCGCTGGACTGGGCGCAGGTGATCGCCTCGGGCGTCTTCACGGTGCTGACCGGGCCGGTCGACCGGTTCGGTGCCCGCGGCTCGGCAACCTCGATCTACGTGCGCGACCCGGACGGCAACTCGGTGGAGCTGCGCTGGTACCCGCAGGACGGCCGCGCTGACGGATGA
- a CDS encoding 4a-hydroxytetrahydrobiopterin dehydratase has protein sequence MRVLFNSRAKHDYLSDALTLLSGWTREGEQIRRTLEIDDTQHAALTERVKVVADALRLRPEISRRSDSTQIRVGHGNGEPLTEGEVLLAARIEDAYRAVTES, from the coding sequence ATGCGCGTGCTGTTCAACAGCCGGGCCAAGCACGACTACCTTTCCGACGCGTTGACCTTGCTATCGGGTTGGACGCGTGAAGGCGAGCAGATTCGACGGACTCTGGAGATCGACGATACCCAACACGCGGCGCTGACCGAACGGGTGAAGGTCGTCGCCGACGCGCTGCGTCTTCGTCCCGAGATCAGCCGCCGGTCAGACAGTACCCAGATCCGGGTCGGGCACGGTAACGGCGAGCCGCTGACCGAGGGCGAGGTCCTGCTGGCGGCCCGCATCGAGGACGCGTACCGCGCGGTCACCGAGTCCTGA